The following are from one region of the Penaeus monodon isolate SGIC_2016 chromosome 19, NSTDA_Pmon_1, whole genome shotgun sequence genome:
- the LOC119585189 gene encoding guanine nucleotide-binding protein G(q) subunit alpha isoform X3 encodes MACCLSEEAKEQKRINQEIERQLRKDKRDARRELKLLLLGTGESGKSTFIKQMRIIHGAGYSDDDKRGFIKLVFQNIFMAMQSMIRAMDLLQISYGDSANSEHADLVRAVDYESVTTFEEPYVTAMKSLWADTGIQHCYDRRREYQLTDSAKYYLTDLDRIAAEDYVSTLQDILRVRAPTTGIIEYPFDLEEIRFSYLDDLERIISSDFLPTEQDILRARVPTTGIIEYPFDLDSIIFRMVDVGGQRSERRKWIHCFENVTSIIFLVALSEYDQILFESDNENRMEESKALFKTIITYPWFQHSSVILFLNKKDLLEEKIMYSHLVDYFPEYDGPKEDHVAAREYVLKMYLAQNPDPDRMCYSHFTCATGPQRDAIAAREFILRMFVELNPDPEKIIYSHFTCATDTENIRFVFAAVKDTILQLNLKEYNLV; translated from the exons GCACAGGAGAATCTGGCAAATCTACCTTCATCAAGCAGATGCGTATTATCCACGGTGCAGGTTACAGCGATGATGACAAACGAGGGTTCATCAAGCTGGTCTTCCAGAACATCTTCATGGCCATGCAGTCAATGATCAGGGCCATGGACCTTCTTCAAATATCTTATGGAGACTCTGCAAACAGT GAACACGCAGATCTGGTGCGAGCGGTGGACTATGAGTCAGTCACAACGTTTGAGGAGCCATATGTAACTGCCATGAAAAGCTTATGGGCTGACACCGGCATCCAACACTGCTATGATCGTCGCAGAGAGTACCAGCTCACAGATTCAGCAAAATA CTATTTAACAGACTTAGACCGCATAGCTGCCGAGGACTATGTTTCCACACTACAAGACATTCTAAGAGTGAGAGCACCCACAACAGGCATTATAGAATATCCCTTTGACCTAGAAGAAATCAGATTTAG TTATCTTGATGATTTGGAGCGTATCATATCATCGGACTTCTTACCGACCGAGCAGGATATTCTTAGGGCTCGAGTACCAACCACTGGAATCATTGAGTACCCCTTTGATCTGGACTCAATCATCTTTAG AATGGTAGATGTCGGTGGTCAGCGATCTGAGCGACGGAAGTGGATTCATTGCTTCGAGAACGTCACCTCCATCATTTTCCTGGTCGCACTTTCTGAGTATGATCAGATCTTGTTTGAGTCTGACAATGAG AACCGAATGGAAGAATCAAAGGCCCTGTTCAAGACCATTATCACATACCCCTGGTTCCAGCACTCGTCTGTTATTCTCTTCCTTAACAAGAAGGATCTGTTGGAGGAGAAGATCATGTACTCACATCTGGTGGACTATTTCCCAGAATATGATG GACCAAAAGAGGACCATGTTGCAGCTCGTGAATACGTTCTGAAGATGTACCTTGCCCAAAACCCAGATCCCGACCGAATGTGTTATTCTCACTTTACTTGTGCCACAG GCCCACAGAGGGATGCCATTGCAGCACGGGAGTTCATCCTACGTATGTTTGTAGAATTAAATCCTGATCCTGAGAagattatatattcacatttcaCATGCGCGACAG acaCTGAGAACATAAGGTTCGTCTTCGCTGCCGTCAAAGACACAATCCTGCAGCTAAATCTAAAGGAATACAATCTGGTGTAA